The Deinococcota bacterium genome includes a window with the following:
- a CDS encoding extracellular solute-binding protein, producing FEGDYAAVPVDGWTQLLLYRADLFEEHGLEPPTTFESILAAIAALHNPPEMYGFVAATDVSQPYMLQVFEHFALANGVQMIGDEGNVTLDSPEMVETLEFYRQLVEASPPGNLYWQQSRELYQGGQAAMIVWSPFILDELAGLRDEVPVPADEGQESGWLARNTGFVTRLSGPNNPGGAGWADVRYFGITVDADAEAAQQFVEFSMSEGYIDTLSIAAEGKFPVRGGTAENPTEFVDAWQDLEVGVSARAPLSEFYSQEVIGDLIEGLETGDRWAFGQGQGVLYSQMADTRVLVETLREFLDGEHSAEETAALMQQRVEALR from the coding sequence CTTCGAGGGCGACTACGCCGCGGTGCCGGTAGACGGCTGGACCCAGCTCCTGCTCTACCGCGCCGACCTCTTCGAGGAGCACGGGCTCGAGCCCCCCACCACCTTTGAGAGCATCCTCGCCGCCATAGCGGCGCTCCACAACCCTCCCGAGATGTACGGCTTCGTCGCCGCCACCGACGTGAGCCAGCCCTATATGCTCCAGGTCTTCGAGCACTTCGCGCTGGCCAACGGCGTTCAGATGATAGGCGACGAGGGCAACGTCACCCTGGACTCGCCCGAGATGGTCGAGACCCTGGAGTTCTACCGCCAGCTCGTGGAGGCGAGCCCGCCCGGCAACCTCTACTGGCAGCAGTCGCGCGAGCTCTACCAGGGCGGTCAGGCGGCGATGATCGTCTGGTCACCATTTATTCTCGACGAACTAGCCGGCCTCCGCGACGAGGTGCCCGTTCCCGCCGACGAAGGCCAGGAGTCCGGCTGGCTGGCACGCAACACCGGCTTCGTCACCCGCCTCTCGGGACCCAACAACCCAGGCGGCGCGGGCTGGGCCGACGTGCGCTACTTCGGCATCACCGTCGACGCCGACGCCGAGGCCGCCCAGCAGTTCGTTGAATTCTCCATGAGCGAAGGCTATATCGACACCCTGTCGATCGCCGCCGAGGGCAAGTTCCCGGTGCGAGGCGGCACCGCCGAGAACCCCACTGAGTTCGTCGACGCCTGGCAAGACCTCGAGGTCGGCGTCTCGGCGCGTGCGCCCTTGAGCGAGTTCTATTCGCAGGAGGTGATCGGCGACCTCATCGAGGGGCTCGAGACGGGCGACCGCTGGGCCTTCGGGCAGGGCCAGGGCGTTCTCTACTCGCAGATGGCCGACACGCGTGTTCTGGTCGAGACGCTGCGCGAGTTCTTGGACGGCGAACACAGCGCCGAGGAGACCGCCGCGCTGATGCAGCAGCGGGTCGAAGCGCTCAGGTAA